CCCTGACTGCCCTGCTCAGCGGCGCGTGGCTGGCCTCCAGCATGTTCCTGCTGGGTCTGGGCTGGAATCTGTGCTTTGTGGCAGGCAGCAAAGCCCTGACCCGCTTTTCCGGCGTACAGGGCAGAGTGGACGCGCTGGGCTACCTGTCGGCGGCCATCGGCACGCTGGTGGGCGGGAGCGTCATCGCCCACTGGGGTTTCGCGCCGCTGTCGATGGCCTGCGCCATTCTCGCGCTGCTGCCGCTGCTGAGTGCCTACAAGACGCGCCCGGTCAGGGGGCTTGTTCGCGTGTAATGCGTGTGTGGCTTGTGGAAAAGGCCCGGCCATCTTGCCGCACCCTCGAATTCCTGGCTGTTCCTACACGCTACACGCCACGTGCCACACACCCATTCACCTCATCCTGTCGCGAATCTCCTGCAAGGTTTCCTCGAAAGCGTCCAGAAATTCGTCTTCCAAAGTGAAGTCGCGCACCAGCTGATCCTGCTCGGAGGCGGCCTGTTCGCGTGTCCAGCGCACGCGGGCGTTTCGGGCGCTCGATACGTTGCCCTTGCCTGCCACGAAGCGGGCCGCGTGCCGCACAGCCTCGGCAGGGTCTTCGGTGGGAGCCACGACCGACAGGTTTCTCAGGCCGCCCCGGTCGTTCACCAGGCTGGCCGTGACCTCGGTCCGCACGCCGCTTCTTGCCAGGAAGACCTGATCGACCCGCCACATCGCCGTCGCCCGGATCGGTTCCGGCTCGCTTCTTGTTCGGGGGGGCCGCCTCGCCATTTCACAGGACTATACAGAAGTGCCGGGGCTGAAGGGGCGGGATGAGGAAAACCAGTACATCGGCCCTTCGCCTTAGTTCGGCGGCTCCCAGGTGCGGGCGTCTTCCAGGCCCAGCAGCACCCGCCCAGCTCCCTCGGCCAGCGCTTCGAGTTCCAGGTCGCCGGGAATGACCGTGACCGGCGCGATCCAGGCCACGCGGCGCTCGATTCGGTCGATCAGGCTTTCCCAGCGGGCAATGCCGCCCGACAGCGCCAGAGCGTCGGGGCGGGCGGGCAGCGCGGCGCTGTAGGCTCCCAGCGCCTTGCAGACCTGATGCACAAACACCTCGGCGGCGGCACGGATACGCGGATCGGCCCGCTCCTGGCGCTCCAGTTCGCGCAGATCGCTGCTGCCCGTCAGCCCCCAGAAGCCCGCCTCCTGAGACAGCCGCCGTTCCAGTTCGCCGCGCTCCAGACCGTAAGCCAGCCCCAGCAGGCCCGGCAGTGGCATCGGCCCGGCACGGGTGGCCCCGAACGGCCCCTCACCCTGCCCGATACCGCTGGTGTCGATGGCGCGTCCCTGGTCGAAAGCCGTCACACTGATATTGACGCCCAGATGCGCCACCACCACGCGGGCGCGGTGAAAGGGTTTGCCCACCTCGTAGGCGGCGCGGCGGCCCACGGCGCGGGCGTTCAGCGCATGGAAGTGGTGCTCGCGCTGAACGCCCGGAAATCCGCTCTCCCGCGCTTCGGGAAGCAGTTCGTTCACGCTGGGCGGATCGACGATCAGGGCGGGAACGCCGTACACCTGCGCCAGACCGAGTGCCAGCGCTGCCCCCACGTTTCCGGAGTGCTGCCCCGACAGCCCGGCCAGCGCGTGCGCCGCCAGTTCCGGCGTGACCGAATATGTGCCCGCGCCCACCTCTCCGATCTCGCCGCCGCGAGACACCACCGCTGCCGGAGCAGGCCACTCACGCGCCGCGTGCCGCAGTTCCTGCACGATCAGCGCCACCTCGTCCTCGCTGAGCGGCTGTCCGGGGTGTTGGCCCGCCGCCCGCTCTGGCAGCCGCACCTCGGCCCGCGTGAGCGCCACCTGAAGCTGACCCGGCAGATCGGGGTTCTCGCTCGGCTGGATGTCGGCCAGGGCGAGGCGGGTACTACTGGAACCGGGATTGACGACGTAGGCCAGCATAACGGCCCAGGCTAGCAGATCGGCGGCAGTTCGGGCGCAGTGTGGCACCCACAGCCCTGCTCACTCCCCTGTTTAAAGTTCCGTTGATTCGTCCTTAACGCCCCTCCCGTCCGCACCCCCGCCCGCGCTGCCAGAATGGGAAGTATGATTGCCCGTCAGACTGTTCTCATCACTGCTGCTGTCCTGGTCGGCCTCGGCCTGGGCGCGAGCGTCCTGCGCGGCTCGGTGCCCGTTTCGCAGGCCCAGACTACCGCTCAGCCCGCGTCTCAGCCGATCACGCCTGCGCTGAATGAAGCCTCGGCCCGCCTCCAGAACGAAGCCAACACCATCAGCATCGTCAAGAAGTACGAACCTGGCCTGGTGTATATCAGCACCGAGCAGACGGTGCAGGCCGATCCGTTCGGCAGCATGTTCGGCGGCGGCGGCTCGCAGGTGCAGCAGGGCGTGGGCTCGGGCTTTTTCGTGAACAAGGCGGGCGATATCCTGACCAATTTCCACGTGGTACAGGGCGCAGACAAGATCCAGATCCGCGTCTTCGGCAGCTCTCAGAGCTACGCCGCCACCGTCATCGGACGCGCCCCGCAGTACGATCTGGCGCTGATCCGGCCCACCAGCCTGCCCGCCAAATTCATCCAGCCGATTCCGCTGGGCAACTCGGATACGCTGGCTGTCGGACAGAAGGCCGTGGCGATGGGCGCTCCCTTCGGCCTGGATTTCAGCGTGACAGAGGGCATCGTGTCGGCCACCAACCGCCGCATTCCGATTGGCTTCAGCGTAAACGGGGGCAGCGAGGGCATTACCCAGAACGCCCTTCAGACTGACGCCGCCATCAACCCCGGCAACAGCGGCGGCCCCCTGCTGAACAGTGCCGGAGAGGTGATCGGCATCAATACCCAGATCATCAGCCCGGCCAGCAGCGGCGGCGAAGGGCAGAACGCGGGCGTGGGCTTCGCCATTCCCATCAATGCCGCCAAGAATCTGCTGCCGCGCCTTCAGAAAGCGGGCGGCAAGGCAGTGTACGCGCCCCGGCTGGGCATCTCGGCGGGGCTGCTGGCGTTGCAGGTAACCCAGAACGGGCAGCAGGCGATTCCGCTGGGTCTGGGATCGCTGACCCAGAGCGCCAAGGCCGAACTGAAACTGCCCGCGCAGGGCGTGGTGGTGGCGTCGGTCAGCAAAGACAGCCCCGCTGCCCGCGCCGGCATCGTGGGCGGAACCTCGACCCGGCAGTTTCAGGGTGGACAGATTTCGCTGGGCGGCGACGTGATCACCAAGATCAACGGGCAGGACGTGGACAGCCTGGAAGACCTTCAGGCGGGCCTGATCGACAAGAAGGTGGGCGACGGCGTGACCCTGACGCTGGTGCGGGGCGGCAAGACGCGCACGGCCAAGGTGATACTGGACGCGGCGGCCTTCCAGCAGGGCAACTGAACTTGCGGACCTCCCGAAGACCTGCGCTTCTGTCGGCAGCCTCGGGAGGCGTGCCACAATGCCCGACGTGACATCCGGACTTGAGCAGTACACGCCAGACTTTGCCTCCTCGGTCTGGACGGCCCTGCCCCCTGTTGCCCGGCAGCTGTTTTCACGCCTGCGTGAACTGTCTGGCTCACAGGCGCGGGTGGCCCTGGTGGGCGGCGCAGTGCGCGACGCGCTTCTGGGGGTCAACAGCGCTTCTCCCGACCTCGATTTCGTGGTGTGGGGACAGGACGTGCAGGCGCTGGCGACGGCTCTCGGGCTGCCGTTCGTGTGGCACCCGGTCTACGGCAACGCCACCCTGAGTCTGCCGGAAGGTTCGCACGTCGATCTGGTCAGCGCCCGCCGCGAAAGCTATGCGGCGGCGGGTGCGCCTCCCCAGCCGCTGCCCGGCACGCTGGAAGACGACCTGGCTCGCCGCGACTTCTCGGTAAATACGCTGGCCCTGGAACTTCTGCCAGACGAAGAAAAGCACCTGCTGGGCATGCCGGGCGCACTGGATGACCTGAAGCACCGAACGCTGCGCCCACTGCATGCGCTCAGCTTTCACGACGACGCCTCACGGCTGGTGCGCGGCGCACGGCTGGCGGCCCGCCTCGGACTGAACGCCCATCCCGAGTTGCTGGCACAGGTTCCGGCGGCGCTGGAGGTGGCCGAACACACGCCCCGCCTGTACGCCGAATTGAAGCTGATGTTGTACGAAGCCCGGCCCGGCAGCGCTGCCCGGTTCCTGACCGACTGGGGGGCTGGGACGCTGCTTCCAGAGACAGCAGTGGCGCTGTTGGAACGCCTGGACGCCCAGACCGATCCCGATCCGTTGCTGGCGGCGGCTCTGCTGCTGAGCACCGCCCCAGAGCCGGACGCACTGGCAACGCGCCTGAACCTGGGAGAACGCCCCGCCGCGCTGCTGGCCCGCGCCCACACTGACCGCCCGTACCCGGCCCACAGCCCGGAGTACCGACTGCGCGAGCTGCTGAACCTGACGCCGCCGTATGTGCCGCTTCAGGGCCGCGACCTGCTGTCCCTGGGCCTGAGCGCCGGGCCAGAGTTGGGCAGGGTGCTGGCGTGGCTGGCAGAGCAGCGGCGAAACGGGCGCTTTGCGTCGCGCCAGGACGAACTGGACGCCGTTCGGGAGCACCTGGGGAAGGGCGGCTGATGTTCGGCCCCATTACCCTGATCGCCCGCGATCCGCTGGTGCTGTTGCTGCTGGCGCTGGGGGTACTGGGAGGAGTGGCACTGCATAACATCGGTCAGGCGTGGCTGGCCCGCTGGCTGCACGATTCGGCGGCCCGCGACGCTGGCTTCACCTCGCCGGAACCCGCCGTCCATTTCTCGCTGGCGTCTGTGGCGCTGTATCTGCTGCTGGGGCTGGCCCTGCCGCGCACGGTGCCGCTGAGTCCGGCGCTGCGTGGCTGGCGCGGTCTGCTGACACTGCTGTCGGGGCCGCTGCTGCTGCTGCTGACGGCGTTGCTCCTGCTGCTGCTTCAGCGGCTGCAACAGCTCACGCTCAGCGGCTTCGATGCACTGGGGCTGGCGCTGGGCCGCGCCGGGTATACCCTGGCTCAGCACGCGGTCTTCTTCTGCATGCCGCTGCCCGATCTGGACGTGGGCCGCGCTCTGGCACTGTCCGGGCCGCGTGCGCTGAAACAGGCGATGGGAACACTCAGTGGAGCCGGTCGGCTGCTGGCATACATTCTCTGGCTGCTGCTGGCCCTGTCGGGGGCGCTCACGCTGGCTGCCGATCCGCTGTGGCATGGTCTGAACGTCGTGGTGGGCTGGCTGCCATAAGCGCCAGAGTGTCCGGGCGCAGGCAGACGCGTCGGGGCCATTGGCTCAGGGCCAGCCGCTAGACTGCCGGGCATGGGTCTTCTTAGCCTGCTGTCCAGCAATCCAGCCGCATTTGTCATCATTGCCGTTGCGCTGATACTTTCACTCACCGTCCACGAGTTCGCCCACGCCTTCGTCGCCGACCGTCTGGGCGACCCCACACCGCGCCGCGCCGGACGGGTCACCCTCAACCCGCTGGCCCACCTCGACCCTTTCGGCGCACTGCTGCTGCTGGTCGCGGGCTTCGGCTTCGCAAAGCCGGTGCCGATCAATCCAAACAATCTGGGCCGCTGGGGCAGCCTGTGGGTCTCGGCGGCTGGCCCGATCAGCAACATCCTGATTGCCATTCTCGCCGCCCTTCTCCTGAAATTCCTGCCTCACAGCAATCTCAGTGATACCGTCCTTATCACGGTGCTGGGCATCAACATCGTGCTGGCGATCTTCAATCTGTTGCCGATTCCCCTGCTCGACGGCAGCCGCATTCTGGCGGCCATCTTTCCCCGCACACTTGGCCGCGCTCTGCTGGAATTCGAAATGCAGCCGTACAGCTTTATCCTGGTCATGGTCATCATCTATTTCGGACGCAATCAGATAGGCGGCATCATCAACGGTGTAGAAGACTGGGTTCTGACGATCTTCGGCATCGCCTGATTCAAACGAATCTCCAAGAAGTAAGGAAGCGGGCCAGTTGCTATGACTGGCCCGCTTCCTTCTTCTTTCCTCTTCCCCCTTTACCGCAGGGTGAACATCATGGCGACGTGTGCCCCGGTGCCGCCCAACACGAACAGGTGCCAGACCTCGTGAAAGCCCCAGTTGCGCGGAAAGCTACGTCCGCCCGCGAACGGACTCCAGCGCTTGGTGGCGTACACCACCGCGCCCAGCGTGTACAGTGCGCCGCCCACACCCAGCCAGATCATCGCGGCGGTGGGCAGCGTGCGGGCAAGCTGCGGCACGAAGGCCAACGCCATCCAGCCCATAGCCACGTACAGCAGTGTGCTGATCCAGCGCGGCAGCCGCATGGTCAGCATTTTCAACAGAATGCCGCTGATGGCGATGCCCCAGATGACCCACAGCACCACGCTCTGCCACACGCCGCTCAGGCCCAAGTAGGCAAGCGGGGTATAGCTTCCGGCGATCAGCAGAAAGATGGCGCTGTGGTCGAGCTTCCGGAGCCACAGCATCGCCCGCTCATTCACCCGCAGGCTGTGATACGTGGCCGACGAGGCATACAGCGCCGCCATGCTCACCCCGAAGACGACAAAGGGCCACAGCGGCAGATGGTGCTCGTGCGCCCACACCAGCAGGCCCGCCAGCACCGGGAACGCCAGCAGCGCCCCTGCCCAGTGCGTCAGGCTGTTGACCGGTTCACGGAGGCGGGCAGGAAACTGGCGAAGCCGTAGGCGCGTCATGCTTGTAGTGTACGCTTTCGCAGCAAGGGAAGTGACAGATTGTCAGGAAGGGTGTGGCCTGTGACTTGTAGCTGGTGGAAAAAGCCCAACCACCTTGCCGCTCTCTCGGATTCCCGGATGTTCCTACACGCTACAAGCCACGCGCCACACGCTTACTTGCTGTAATTCGGCGCTTCCTGGGTGATGGTTACGTCGTGCGGGTGGCTCTCGATCAGGCTCGCCCCGGTGATCCGCACGAACTGGGCGTCCCGTTTCAGGTTCGCCAGATCTGCCGCGCCGCAGTAGCCCATGCTGCTTCTCAGGCCGCCCACGAACTGATAGATGACCTCGCCCGCCGTGCCCTTGTAAGCCACGATGCCCTCGATACCCTCGGGCACGAATTTGCGGCTGCCACCCTGGAAGTACCGGTCTGCCGATCCCTGATCCATCGCGCCCAGGCTGCCCATGCCCCGGTAACTCTTGTAGCGCCGCCCGTCTCGGAGAACCAGATCGCCGGGAGCCTCGTCGGTGCCCGCCAGCATGCTGCCCATCATCACGGCACTCGCGCCCGCTGCGATGGCCTTGGGCACGTCGCCGGTCTGCTTGATACCGCCGTCGGCAATCACCGGAATGCCGTATGCGTTGGCGGCTTCACACGCCTCGAAGATGGCCGTAATCTGCGGCACACCCACGCCCGTGACCACGCGGGTGGTGCAGATACTCCCCGGCCCGATGCCGACCTTCACCGCGTCGGCTCCAGCCTCGATCAAGGCTTTCGCACCTTCGCGGGTCGCCACATTACCCGCGATCACGTCCACGTCGAAGGCCTGCTTCACCTGAAACACCGCGTTCAGAATGCCCGCCGAGTGGCCGTGGGCGCTGTCGAGCACGAGCACATCCACGCCTGCCGCCGTCAGGGCCGCTGCCCGCTCCATCAGATCGGCACTCACGCCGATGGCCGCCGCGACTCGCAGCCGCCCCAGTTCGTCTTTGGCAGCGTTGGGGTACTTCACGCGCTTGGTCAGGTCTTTGATGGTGATCAGACCCTTCAGGCGGCGCTGGTCATCGACTACCAGCAGTTTCTCGATGCGGGTGCGCTTGAAGATCTCCTGCGCCTCGTCGAGAGTGGTACCCACCGGAACCGTGACCAGGTCTTCACGGGTCATCACTTCCGAGACCGGGCGGCTCAGATCATCGACAAAACGCATATCGCGGTTGGTGATGATGCCTTCCAGCGTGCCGTCCGGGCCAGTGATCGGCACGCCGCTGATCTTGTATTCGGCCATCAAGGCGTCGGCCTCGCGCACGGTGGCAGTGTGCGGCAGCGTGATCGGGTCAACGATCATGCCGCTTTCACTGCGCTTGACCTTGCGAACCATCTCGGCCTGTGCCTCGACGCTCATATTCTTGTGAATGACACCAATACCGCCCTCGCGGGCCATCGCCACCGCCATCGCGGTTTCGGTCACGGTATCCATCGCCGCCGACAGAAAGGGAATGCTCAGCCGAATACGGCGGGTCAGTTGAGTGCCCACATCGACCTGATGCGGCAACACCTGCGAGTGGCGCGGCAGCAGCAACACGTCGTCGAAGGTGATCCCGTCTCGGCCAAACTTGTAAGCGTAGCGGTCCTGCGCCTCGTTAGGGGCGGTGTGTGCGTCCAGTACAGCGTGTTCTGACATACTCTGCGTCCTCCGGGGCGCTGGCCAGCAGCCCTGCCGACCACGCCCGATGAGCGCCAGCATAGCAGGGGGACTGCGTCTGTCTGGAAACATACACGACACTCGGCCCCAACCCCGCGTCTGAACGGACGCTGAAAACTGCGGCATGTGCACGCCAGACTTGCACACGCTCAGAACACGTGGTACTCTCCTGTTCGCCTGATCAAGCCACCCGGCCACAGGCGCAGTACGTGGGGCCATAGCTCAGCTGGGAGAGCGCGTCGTTCGCAATGACGAGGTCAGCGGTTCGATCCCGCTTGGCTCCACCAAATCAAACCTGCCCGCCTCGTGCGGGCTTTTTTGTTGTCTGTCCCCACGAGGCGGGCAGCGCACAACGGAATTGCAGGAAAGCATGGCATTCCCAAAAAAGAAAAGAGGAACCTTTCGGCTCCCCTCTCCTTTCTACTTTATCAACAGGCTGACGCTGGTTTAGCGGCGGCGCTCGTCGTCACGGGGACGGAACTCGCGGTCGCTGAAATCGCTGCGGGGACGGCTGGTGCCGCTGTCACGTGCACCTTCACGGCTGCCACTGCCACCGAAGCGCCCACGTCCACCCTGGCTGCCGCCGCCGCCCTGGTTGCCGTAGCTGCGCCCGCCCTGATACCCGCCCCGGCTGCCGCCGTCACGGCTGCCAAAGCTGCGGCTGCCTTCGCGCTCACGCGGCTCCTGAAGTTCGGGCAGTTCGTCGGGAATGGTCACGGTCACTTCACCGTCGAGCGGCGACAGCTTCAGCAGCTTCTGAGCGACCTCGGTCGGCACGTCGGCCACAGCACCGATTCCGTTGGTAGTCAGGCGCACCTTGCCCAGCGAGCGGCTCTCGATGTTGGTGCTGCGAGAAATCAGGGCCACTGCACGCGGCACGCCCATCCGTCCGCCTTCCAGCATCACGGCCACGACGTTCTCTTCACCGCTCAGCAGGCTGACGCTGCGGGTGGGCTGCGTCGCACCGTTGATGCGGGCCAGGGCACGCGACAGCGCCTCGATGCCCAGTTCGCTGAACAGACGCTCGGCCTCGGAGCGGAACGGTTCGGCAAATTCGGTGCCGACAGCCCGCACTTCGTTGGCAGCGGTCTGCGCTCCGGCCTCACGCACTTCCTTGGCAGTGGGGTGAGCGCGTTCCTTGAAGTGCACGCCCGTCGCGTGCTCCAGGTTCCTCAGTTCGCGCTGCTCACGGTCGCCGAAGAGCACGATGGCGGTGCCGGTGCGGCCAGCACGGCCAGTACGGCCCGAACGGTGCACGTAGCTCTCGGGGTCCTGCGGCAGGTGGTACTGCACCACCAGATCGACCTCGGGAATGTCCAGTCCGCGTGCTGCCACGTCGGTGGCGACCAGCACGCGCACACGACCGCTGCGGAAGGCTCCCAGGGCGCGTTCACGCTGGCTTTGGGCGAGGTCGCCGTGCAGCGCCTCGGCTTCGATGCCGCGGTGGATCAGTTCGAGGGCCAGTTCGTCGACCTCGCGCTTGGTGCGGGTGAAGATGATGGCCCGCTCGGGGTTGTACACCGTCAGCAGGTCGGCCAGCAGGCGGGTACGGGTGCGCCCGGCACGAATCTTGAGGTGCTCGACGCTGGTGGCGGCCTGCATCCGGCTGTCACCGACCAGATCGACGGTCAGCGGGTTGTCGAGGTAGTTGCGGGCGAGGCGGGCCAGTCCATCGGGGATGGTGGCGCTGAAGAGCATCGTCTGGCGCTCTTTGGGCGTGCTGCTCAGGATGCTTTCGATGGCGTCGGCGAAGCCCACGCTCAGCATCTCGTCGGCCTCGTCCAGCACCGCGAACTGCACATTCTCCAGCGACAGGTTGCCGCGCTCGATGTGATCCATGATGCGTCCGGGCGTACCGACGACCACGTCAACGCCGCGCTGAAGGGCCTTCTCCTGCGGGCCATACGCAGCGCCGCCGTAGATGGTGAGGGTTTCGATGGCGGGGCCGCTCTTCGAGAACTCTTCGGACACCTGCTTGGCAAGCTCGCGGGTCGGGGCCATAACGATGGCACGCGGCAGACGGCCCCGGTCACGGCTGGGCGTCAGCTTGCTGAGGATCGGCAGAGCAAACGCCAGCGTCTTGCCGGTGCCGGTGCGGGCGCGTCCGATGAGGTCGCGGCCCTGGAGGGTGAAGGGGAGCGTCTGCTCCTGGATGGGAGACGCTTCGAGGATGCCGCGCTCGGCGAGCAAAGCGGCCAGTTCTGGGCTAACCAGTTCAGTAAACTGCATGTGATGTCCTTTCCGGGGGTACGTCCGGCGAACACCACGCTGCCTGACTCACCGCTGCTCTCACATCTCAGTTGCACCTAATGACGAGTTGCACTGACGTGACGAAGAGCCGAACTTCCCCCAAGTCGCGCTGGCTATCAGCGGGCGCGATGGTTACGCGGCCTGAAATTCTTTCCGGGCCGACAACAGTTATAGAGTATACACGGATAGTTGCGAAAGTGCCACTGCTCAGGCCAGGACGCTGTGCGCTTTGATGTTGGCGCTGTGTTTGGCCTGCGTCTGCCTGCCAAGAAACTCAGGGAACAGCAGCACAGAAAACAGGCGACCATGCCGAGCGGGTCGCCTGTTCTGATGAAGGGATGAAGGCAGCCGGTTTACTGCGCCAACATTTCCAGCGGCTGAGTGGCTGTTGCAGCCGGGTCGTGCAGGTGGGCACGTGCCCAGGCGTCGATGGCGTCGATCACCGACTGCAGTTCGCGCCCGGCCTCGGTGAGGCTGTAGATGCTGCGGGCCAGCTTGCCCGTTACCTCGGCGTCGGTGGCCTTGCTGATGATACCCAGCAGTTCGAGCTGTTCCAGGCGCTGCGTGAGGGTGGCGCTGTTGCAACCGCCGACCAGACGTGACAGTTCATTGAAGCCCCGGTCTCCGGTCAGCAGCGCCCGCACAATGTGCAGCACCCACTTCTCCTGCAACACCCCGATAGCCTGGTAAACCGGGCAGAACGTGGTGGCATGTTGATTCATGCGCTCAGTATAGGACCTTCGATCAGGGGAATTCTAGTACTTGTCACAGTGCTTGACTTTTTAAACTACTTCATCTAACCTCTGGGCATGACCGCAACCACCACCAAAACATTGACCGTTCAGGAAGCCATCGAGACCCGCGTCAGCATTCGCAAGTTCGTTCAGGAGCCGATGGACCAGAACGACCTGCACGAGATTCTGCGCCTGGCGACCCTGGCCCCCACCGCCAACAACGTGCAGCCGACCCGCTTCGCCGTGATCCAGAACAAGGAACTTCAGCAGAAGTTGCAGGAAGTCAGCTACAACCAGAGCCAGATCACCAGTGCCCCGGCTGTCATTGTCGTGTACAGCGATTTCGAGGATGTCCTTGAGAACGTCGAGCAGAACTTTCCCGCCAGCATGGGCGAAGAGCAGATTCAGAGCCGCGCCGCTGCCCTGCGTCAGCAGTTCGGCCAGCAGGACGTGGCGCAGCGCGGCCAGTGGGCACTCAGCCAGGCCAACATCACCTTCGGCTTCCTGATGGTGGCGGCACGCGGCAAGGGCTACGACACCGTGCCGATGCTCGGCTTCCAGCCCGAAAAGGTGCGCGAGCTGCTGGGCCTGCCCGAGCACGTGCAGTTCGCGGGCCTGCTGCCCATCGGCAAGCGTGCCGAGGAAGGCTTCCCGCACCACCGCCACAGCATCGAGCGCGTCACCAAGTTCTACTAAACGCAGCCAATCACCGCAGCCAAGCAGTCACCAGATAACACGAAAGAGCGGCCCGGAAGAAATTCCTGGGCCGCTTTTTCGTGGCGTGTCGTCTGCGGAAGAAGCACGCCTGATAGCGACTGGCGTCCAATTTCCGGAGCGACGGAACAGCAGCGGCGCGGGATTCACAGCGGTTTCCGGATGCCTGCTAGCCCAGAGGCTGTGTCTCCGGCCCGAAGTCGGTCATCACCCGGTTTTTTCCTTCTGCCTTGGCACGGTACATCAGTGTATCGGCGCGTGCGATGGCTGTTCCCTGTGTGTCGTCCGGACGCAGTCTGGTGGCTCCGATGCTCACGGTGACGTGTTGGCCCGCCACATCGAGCGCCTCGATTCCCTCACGGACGCGGCGCAGATCGGTGAGCAACGCGGCGGCATCTTCGGCCAGCATCAGAAACTCCTCGCCGCCCCAGCGCCCGATCAGCGATGTGGGAGCCGCCTCTTTCATGGTCTGCGCCACGCCCTGCAAGACCTGATCGCCGACGTTATGACCCAGCCGATCATTGATGCGCTTGAAATCGTCGATATCGAGCAGCGCCAGACACATGGGCTGCTGCGCCGACAGAGCATATTCCAGAGACGCATACAGCGCGTGGCGGTTGGCGATCTGGGTCAGCGAATCGGTGTAAGCGAGCTTTTCTATCGTCTGGGCATACGTCAATACGGCGGCGTGTCGGTACTGATACAGGCTCAGCATGACCAGCAGGATCAGGGCAATCACGACCAGGAGTTCGACATACAGCTCTATTCCCAGCTTGTCTGGCCCCAGGAAGCGGACCACCAGCACAATCGTCAGAACCAGATGCAGCACATACATCCCGACGATCATGGTGATGGCGGGCCGCCGTTCAAAGACGATCAGCAGGATCGAGGCCGCCAGCAGCACCACCGGAGCCAGAAATTGCAGATAGATCGGCTGAAAATCGCCCGGCGAGAGCAGTCCCAGATGCACCATCAGAACGTAGATGATGGATGTCCACCCGGCAATATGTTCTACGAGGCGAAAGTAATTGCGGCGCAACAGATACAGACACAGAACGCAGGCAAAGACCGTGAAAGGCTGCGTGTAATTCAGAAAGTGCAGGATCAGGGTATTGCCCGAACCGTACCAGCTTAACGTCAGCCCAACGATGATAGCGAACAGGACGATGTTGTAGATGCTGCGTTTTTCTGGATTCACGTCCCTCCTGGGCGTTTACTGACAATTCGCCCACTTCATCTTGGCCTATCGGGGCCACTGAATGAAGGCAGGCCTGTCTGCGCGGGTGTCACCGCACACAGAACACATCTGGGGCCACAAAACACGGCAACCCGTGCCTTCTGCCGGTCACGG
Above is a genomic segment from Deinococcus ruber containing:
- a CDS encoding butyrate kinase; its protein translation is MLAYVVNPGSSSTRLALADIQPSENPDLPGQLQVALTRAEVRLPERAAGQHPGQPLSEDEVALIVQELRHAAREWPAPAAVVSRGGEIGEVGAGTYSVTPELAAHALAGLSGQHSGNVGAALALGLAQVYGVPALIVDPPSVNELLPEARESGFPGVQREHHFHALNARAVGRRAAYEVGKPFHRARVVVAHLGVNISVTAFDQGRAIDTSGIGQGEGPFGATRAGPMPLPGLLGLAYGLERGELERRLSQEAGFWGLTGSSDLRELERQERADPRIRAAAEVFVHQVCKALGAYSAALPARPDALALSGGIARWESLIDRIERRVAWIAPVTVIPGDLELEALAEGAGRVLLGLEDARTWEPPN
- a CDS encoding S1C family serine protease, with translation MIARQTVLITAAVLVGLGLGASVLRGSVPVSQAQTTAQPASQPITPALNEASARLQNEANTISIVKKYEPGLVYISTEQTVQADPFGSMFGGGGSQVQQGVGSGFFVNKAGDILTNFHVVQGADKIQIRVFGSSQSYAATVIGRAPQYDLALIRPTSLPAKFIQPIPLGNSDTLAVGQKAVAMGAPFGLDFSVTEGIVSATNRRIPIGFSVNGGSEGITQNALQTDAAINPGNSGGPLLNSAGEVIGINTQIISPASSGGEGQNAGVGFAIPINAAKNLLPRLQKAGGKAVYAPRLGISAGLLALQVTQNGQQAIPLGLGSLTQSAKAELKLPAQGVVVASVSKDSPAARAGIVGGTSTRQFQGGQISLGGDVITKINGQDVDSLEDLQAGLIDKKVGDGVTLTLVRGGKTRTAKVILDAAAFQQGN
- a CDS encoding CCA tRNA nucleotidyltransferase; the encoded protein is MTSGLEQYTPDFASSVWTALPPVARQLFSRLRELSGSQARVALVGGAVRDALLGVNSASPDLDFVVWGQDVQALATALGLPFVWHPVYGNATLSLPEGSHVDLVSARRESYAAAGAPPQPLPGTLEDDLARRDFSVNTLALELLPDEEKHLLGMPGALDDLKHRTLRPLHALSFHDDASRLVRGARLAARLGLNAHPELLAQVPAALEVAEHTPRLYAELKLMLYEARPGSAARFLTDWGAGTLLPETAVALLERLDAQTDPDPLLAAALLLSTAPEPDALATRLNLGERPAALLARAHTDRPYPAHSPEYRLRELLNLTPPYVPLQGRDLLSLGLSAGPELGRVLAWLAEQRRNGRFASRQDELDAVREHLGKGG
- a CDS encoding site-2 protease family protein, producing MGLLSLLSSNPAAFVIIAVALILSLTVHEFAHAFVADRLGDPTPRRAGRVTLNPLAHLDPFGALLLLVAGFGFAKPVPINPNNLGRWGSLWVSAAGPISNILIAILAALLLKFLPHSNLSDTVLITVLGINIVLAIFNLLPIPLLDGSRILAAIFPRTLGRALLEFEMQPYSFILVMVIIYFGRNQIGGIINGVEDWVLTIFGIA
- the trhA gene encoding PAQR family membrane homeostasis protein TrhA, giving the protein MTRLRLRQFPARLREPVNSLTHWAGALLAFPVLAGLLVWAHEHHLPLWPFVVFGVSMAALYASSATYHSLRVNERAMLWLRKLDHSAIFLLIAGSYTPLAYLGLSGVWQSVVLWVIWGIAISGILLKMLTMRLPRWISTLLYVAMGWMALAFVPQLARTLPTAAMIWLGVGGALYTLGAVVYATKRWSPFAGGRSFPRNWGFHEVWHLFVLGGTGAHVAMMFTLR
- the guaB gene encoding IMP dehydrogenase codes for the protein MSEHAVLDAHTAPNEAQDRYAYKFGRDGITFDDVLLLPRHSQVLPHQVDVGTQLTRRIRLSIPFLSAAMDTVTETAMAVAMAREGGIGVIHKNMSVEAQAEMVRKVKRSESGMIVDPITLPHTATVREADALMAEYKISGVPITGPDGTLEGIITNRDMRFVDDLSRPVSEVMTREDLVTVPVGTTLDEAQEIFKRTRIEKLLVVDDQRRLKGLITIKDLTKRVKYPNAAKDELGRLRVAAAIGVSADLMERAAALTAAGVDVLVLDSAHGHSAGILNAVFQVKQAFDVDVIAGNVATREGAKALIEAGADAVKVGIGPGSICTTRVVTGVGVPQITAIFEACEAANAYGIPVIADGGIKQTGDVPKAIAAGASAVMMGSMLAGTDEAPGDLVLRDGRRYKSYRGMGSLGAMDQGSADRYFQGGSRKFVPEGIEGIVAYKGTAGEVIYQFVGGLRSSMGYCGAADLANLKRDAQFVRITGASLIESHPHDVTITQEAPNYSK